The bacterium genome includes a window with the following:
- the rpsO gene encoding 30S ribosomal protein S15 codes for MLDKQDKQEIISKFATKEGDTGSPAVQIALLSGRIEYLTQHLQQHKKDHHSRRGLLKLVGQRRRLLNYLRNKDIDRYRALLGELGLRR; via the coding sequence ATGTTGGACAAGCAGGACAAGCAGGAGATCATCAGCAAGTTCGCCACCAAGGAAGGGGATACCGGTTCGCCGGCCGTGCAGATTGCACTGCTCTCCGGACGGATCGAGTACCTCACCCAGCACCTGCAGCAGCACAAGAAGGACCATCACTCGCGCCGCGGGCTGCTCAAGCTCGTCGGCCAGCGCCGCCGTCTGCTCAACTACCTGCGGAACAAGGACATTGACCGCTACCGGGCTCTGCTCGGCGAGTTGGGGCTGCGGAGATAG
- a CDS encoding copper amine oxidase N-terminal domain-containing protein gives MTQRRLAVGIISVLFCICLAIPAIPDSRAAFPVCDTAMVPMRAVFEGLGATVTYAGGRISAVRGTDTICLAVGSKEAWVNGRAVAQPTPPVLHDTITYVPLRFVAESLGAGVRYDGPNRRIVISDADRSLEFRLVDGHWQLVEPEGASASAAQGISVVGTTVPAKVREQVVVAFRRWVSGRQSERSRMVHTGTPVVSCRVGSPSFTMEGNDVVASFHFDERGRQGCWVSREWTRKGDASLRFRLQDGRWKVVEESLPPANPVRERDG, from the coding sequence ATGACGCAACGCCGTCTGGCTGTGGGCATCATCTCAGTCCTGTTCTGCATCTGTCTGGCCATCCCGGCGATACCCGATAGTCGCGCCGCCTTCCCGGTCTGCGATACTGCGATGGTCCCGATGCGTGCGGTCTTCGAGGGGCTTGGTGCCACCGTCACCTACGCGGGCGGACGGATCAGCGCCGTACGTGGAACGGACACCATCTGCTTGGCCGTCGGCAGCAAGGAGGCCTGGGTAAACGGGCGGGCGGTCGCGCAACCCACGCCGCCCGTTCTCCATGACACCATCACCTACGTTCCCCTCCGCTTCGTGGCTGAGAGCTTGGGGGCCGGCGTCAGGTACGACGGCCCGAACAGACGCATCGTGATCTCGGACGCAGACCGCTCGCTGGAATTCAGGCTAGTGGACGGTCATTGGCAGCTCGTGGAGCCGGAAGGGGCGAGCGCGAGTGCCGCCCAGGGGATCTCGGTGGTCGGGACGACGGTACCGGCCAAGGTGCGGGAGCAGGTTGTCGTCGCTTTCCGGCGATGGGTCTCTGGACGGCAGAGCGAACGGAGCCGGATGGTGCACACGGGCACCCCTGTGGTTTCGTGCCGCGTCGGCAGCCCGTCCTTCACCATGGAGGGCAATGATGTGGTAGCCAGTTTCCATTTCGACGAGCGAGGCAGACAGGGCTGCTGGGTGTCCCGTGAGTGGACCCGGAAGGGAGACGCGTCGCTCCGGTTCCGACTGCAAGATGGGCGCTGGAAGGTCGTTGAGGAGTCTCTGCCACCAGCGAACCCGGTGCGTGAGCGCGACGGGTAG